The sequence below is a genomic window from Sparus aurata chromosome 6, fSpaAur1.1, whole genome shotgun sequence.
CAGTATTTCTGGTCGAGCCAGCACTTAATCAGTAATGAAAGCTAACTTTGCAACATGGCTATTGAAAAGGCATGTCCGCTGATCCAGTACCGTTACTGGGCCCGCGGAGAAACTTATGTCTTGAACAGATAATGTTATCCTGTCATCATAAGTACCGTAAATACGTTGGCTGTGTGTTATTGCATGGAAACGTGCTGAAGGGGCGTGCCGTCTCTTGTGATGTTGGTGATAATTGATTAGCTACTTACAACATCATATTGAGGAATTGAGGAACTGTGAGTGACTGTGATTAGCCTTACAATGATGACATACTAATATTCacatcatttgtttgttgttagaGATGTATCAGCTCCCAGTGAACAACCTTACAAGAATCAGGAGAGCGAGGAAACAAGTGAAAAAGGCCCTTGGAGACATTGGACTGGAGTTCTGCAAGGAGGCGGCGGAGGTGAGTGTGATTTGGGTGCATTTGAGTAGATAGTCAAAAATGATTTGAGAAACTTAACATAAAGATGATTCTCATTCATGTTTCAAAATGAAGTTGTAAGTTGTATCTGATTCTATTCTATCTTATCTCAAATGTTAAGAAAATATGCACTTAATTCTATGTCAGCTCAGCAGAATaagtcaacattttttttctgtttatgatAACATTTTATATAAGAAAACATTTGTCCTAATCTTTCCAATTCCCTTCACAGGAATTCAAAGACTTTTGCCCGAATGATCAATTTGTAAAAGGCACTCTTTGCCTTGATATCTGCGGATGGGATCCATCATACTCTAAAACACAGGTAAATCTGACAACCCTGTCCAAGGCCTTTTTGACTTCTCATGCACAAATCACATTTATCTTAATCCCATTGTTTTGTCCCATGATGTCTCTTAGGAATACCGATCGAAGCCATTCTGCTGCACAGAGTGCCCCTTTTCTTCCAAATACTACTCAGGCTACAAGAATCATTTCCGCAATGTGCACAGGAAAATCTTTGACAGCAAAATTCTGCTCAACTGTCCATACTGCACATTCACTGCAAGCAAGAGAACTCTGGAGACGCACGTTAAAATATTCCACATGCCCAAATCAGCACGGCAGAACTATGGAAACTCGCAGGGAATTGCACTGGGAAAGAATGACAAAACCTATCTTGATAGAGCCAGACAGGGAAATGGTGTGGAAAAAGCAATGTACTTTTGTAAAAAGTGCACGTTCCGGGACTCTCTCTACAATGTTGTGAGAAGGCACATCTACAGGGAACATTTTCAGCACATCGTCTCACCGTATCTTGGCATGGTTTCTGAATCATTGGTCAAAAATGGTGCTAATTCTGTCAATGGCAACAACATCCTATGTAAGCGCTGCCAGTTCTCCACTCGTAGCTACGAGGCTCTAGTACAGCATGTTATAGAGTACCATGAGCGCATTGGTGCTCAGGTGACCACCATGATTGGACATGCTACTGTTGTTGTCTCAAGACCCCAGCTCTTACCAGAGGCGTCTCAGAAAGCACCTGTGATCGTTAGCAGGGGGCTTACACATAGAGCTGACCCACTATCCCAACCAGTAATCGGCTATTTAAAGCCTGTGGGCCCTGTTGTAAAAAATCAGTCTTCCATTGCAGCCAGTAAGGTGCGTGTTGCAGTTCCTGGCAACCCCATTGTGGCTGAAAATAATTCAGCGGGTGTAAACACAGCGCAGACACAGAAGTGGAAGATATGTACGGTTTGCAATGAGCTTTTTCCTGAAACCCTCTATAATGCTCATTTTGAGAACGCACACAAGGCAAAGAAAGTGTGGGCACTGGCTAAGTACATCATGAAAATCCACAACTTCACCAGCAAGTGTTTGCTTTGCAACCGCTACTTGCCCAGCGACACGCTGCTTAACCACATGCTAATACACGGGCTTACCTGTCCACAGTGCCACTCTGCTTTCCACAATGTTGAGAAAATCATGGAGCACACGTCTCAGGCTCATCCCGATGACTTTGTTGGACCCCCAGGTGCATCACCGCTGACCTTTGATCTCACCATCAAACAAGAGAAGTCCAGTAACGTACAGCTTGTCGTTCTCACCTTTAACATGAAGGAGTCTGTCAATGGTCAGGATCAGTCTGCACCTGCTCAGAATGCTGCTCCACCTCTGGTCAAAGTTAGCGCTCCAAGAATGATTGAGAAAAAGCCTGACCCACTTGCTGGTAGAAGTTATCCTGCAGTTACTCACAAGAGTGAGGTTGGAAAGACTCTGTGTCCGCTGTGCTTCACCATACTCAAAGGTCCCATCTCCGATGCTTTGGCCATGCACCTGAGGGAGCGACACCAAGTGCTCCAGACAATGCATCCTgtagaaaaaaagatgacataCAAGTGCATTCATTGCTTGGGGGTGTACACCAGTAACATGGTGGCGTCCACAATCACCCTGCATCTTGTGCAGTGCAGGGCAGTTGGTAGGACCCAGGCAAGCCAAGGCTTCAAGTCTGCCTTGACTCTCAACTCATCTGGTGCTGGCTTCCTCAAGAGACAGCCACCACCGCTGGCCATGACCAACCCtaagaaattcaaactgagcAAGGAGTCAAAGATTTCCACCACAGCTGTTGTAAATCAGTTTGGGTCTGATGGCCTTGCTCTGGATCCCAGAAGCTACGAACACAAGACGTATGAGGCCAGGAAGAATTTCCTTACCGCTTACTTCAACCGGCGACCATACCTTACTCCTCAGGAAGAGGAAAGGCTGTCGGCAAGTCTGTGGCTGTGGAAATCTGACATTGCTAGTCACTTTGCAAACAAGAGAAGGGTCTGTGAGAAACTATGCGAGACCAAGAAGGTGTCTGTGCTGCTCGGCTTTGACATGCATGCAGTCAGGAAAGTTAAGCACGACCTGATATTTGAGGATAGCAAGTTAGACGGCACCTCAGTGGCAAGACCTGGAGGCCTCAAGTTTGGTACCCCGAACACAGACCAAAACAGGCAGTGTGAGACTCTAAACTGTACCTTAAAACTCAGCACATGCACGGAGACCATTTCCATTGACTCAGACAGTGAACCAGAAATAGAGGAGACACCTACTGAGAATGGAAATGTTGACACAAACCAACAAGAGAATGTATTATCACAGGAGCCCGTAAACCTGATCGAGGAGACAGAACCTGTGAACACTGACGACTCCCCCAGAGAGCAGGAGAGCGCTTTGCAAGATGGGAAAGCAAATGCTGGGATGACATCCTGTTAGTGTCTCTGCTTAGCAGTGTGCCTTGGTTGAGTAACAGTTCAGTTTTAAAGtgtatacatttaaaacaacaaagaaaacaacacaggtTGACAAACAACAACTTGATTACTTGGTCAAATATTTGGTTCAGCTCCAGATGTTACTCGTGTTGGAAAGACGGACAAACAGTTACACTATAGTGCATAAGTATATGGCATATGTAAGTGACATTGTATATATTTTAGCCATTGTTCTTTGTTAGGATCGTCATACAATCTGTGTTATTCACCTTTAAACTGTCACAAGATTTATGAAATGATTATGCCATCTTCCCTACTTGCATAGGTTTGTTATCTCAACTGTGACAATGC
It includes:
- the adnpa gene encoding activity-dependent neuroprotective protein a, which codes for MYQLPVNNLTRIRRARKQVKKALGDIGLEFCKEAAEEFKDFCPNDQFVKGTLCLDICGWDPSYSKTQEYRSKPFCCTECPFSSKYYSGYKNHFRNVHRKIFDSKILLNCPYCTFTASKRTLETHVKIFHMPKSARQNYGNSQGIALGKNDKTYLDRARQGNGVEKAMYFCKKCTFRDSLYNVVRRHIYREHFQHIVSPYLGMVSESLVKNGANSVNGNNILCKRCQFSTRSYEALVQHVIEYHERIGAQVTTMIGHATVVVSRPQLLPEASQKAPVIVSRGLTHRADPLSQPVIGYLKPVGPVVKNQSSIAASKVRVAVPGNPIVAENNSAGVNTAQTQKWKICTVCNELFPETLYNAHFENAHKAKKVWALAKYIMKIHNFTSKCLLCNRYLPSDTLLNHMLIHGLTCPQCHSAFHNVEKIMEHTSQAHPDDFVGPPGASPLTFDLTIKQEKSSNVQLVVLTFNMKESVNGQDQSAPAQNAAPPLVKVSAPRMIEKKPDPLAGRSYPAVTHKSEVGKTLCPLCFTILKGPISDALAMHLRERHQVLQTMHPVEKKMTYKCIHCLGVYTSNMVASTITLHLVQCRAVGRTQASQGFKSALTLNSSGAGFLKRQPPPLAMTNPKKFKLSKESKISTTAVVNQFGSDGLALDPRSYEHKTYEARKNFLTAYFNRRPYLTPQEEERLSASLWLWKSDIASHFANKRRVCEKLCETKKVSVLLGFDMHAVRKVKHDLIFEDSKLDGTSVARPGGLKFGTPNTDQNRQCETLNCTLKLSTCTETISIDSDSEPEIEETPTENGNVDTNQQENVLSQEPVNLIEETEPVNTDDSPREQESALQDGKANAGMTSC